The Aythya fuligula isolate bAytFul2 chromosome 7, bAytFul2.pri, whole genome shotgun sequence genome has a window encoding:
- the AS3MT gene encoding arsenite methyltransferase yields MAAPCGEQIPHKQIPHEQIPQDQIHREVQDYYGKELQKSEDLKTNACVTSARPVPKAIRDALERVHEEVVARYYGCGLVVPECLAACRVLDLGSGSGRDCYLLSQLVGERGHVTGIDMTQSQVEVARKHIAYHMEKFGYQKPNVDFLQGYMEKLGDAGLADESYDIVISNCVINLAPDKRAVLREAYRVLKPGGEMYFSDVYASQRLSEAVRKHRVLWGECLAGALFWGDLYSIAEEVGFSPPRLVTASPITIGDKELEGVVGDCRFVSATFRLFKVPGSSRAGPGQVIYNGGIVGHERELVFDANFTFKEGEAVDVDAETAAVLRSSRFAEEFLIRAAGADAAAPQGCCGRRVKEKICDPFLLLEKLAAPAPACGPAGTCGPRGCC; encoded by the exons A TGGCCGCGCCGTGTGGGGAGCAGATCCCCCACAAACAGATCCCCCATGAACAGATCCCCCAGGACCAGATCCACCGCGAGGTGCAG GATTACTACGgcaaagagctgcagaagtCAGAGGACCTGAAAACCAACGCTTGCGTCACCTCGGCCAGGCCGGTCCCCAAGGCCATCAGAGATGCTCTGGAGCGCGTCCACGAGGAGGTGGTGGCCAG GTACTACGGCTGCGGTTTGGTCGTCCCCGAGTGCCTGGCGGCGTGCCGGGTCCTGGACCtgggcagcggcagcggcaggGACTGCTACCTGCTGAGCCAGCTGGTTGGGGAGCGGGGCCACGTCACCGGCATCGACATGACCCAGAGCCAG gtGGAGGTGGCGAGGAAGCACATCGCGTATCACATGGAGAAGTTTGGCTACCAAAAGCCGAACGTGGACTTCCTCCAGGGCTACATGGAGAAGCTGGGTGATGCCGGGCTGGCTGATGAGAGCTACGATATTGTCAT CTCCAACTGTGTGATCAACCTCGCCCCCGACAAGAGGGCCGTGCTGCGGGAGGCCTATCGCGTGCTGAAG CCTGGTGGAGAGATGTACTTCAGCGATGTCTACGCCAGCCAGCGCCTGAGCGAGGCCGTGAGGAAGCacagggtgctgtggg gggagtgCCTGGCGGGAGCCCTGTTTTGGGGAGATCTCTACAGCATCGCCGAGGAGGTGGGCTTCAGCCCCCCGCGCCTGGTCACCGCCAGCCCCATCACCATCGGGGACAAGGAGCTGGAGGGTGTTGTCG GGGACTGCCGCTTCGTCTCCGCCACATTTCGGCTCTTCAAGGTGCCGGGGAGCagccgtgccgggccgggccaGGTCATCTACAACGGTGGGATCGTGGGGCACGAGCGAGAGCTGGTGTTTGATGCCAACTTCACCTTCAAG GAAGGAGAGGCGGTGGATGTGGATGCCGAGACGGCCGCGGTGCTGCGCAGCTCCAGGTTTGCGGAGGAATTCCTCATCCGAGCTGCCGGGGCTGATGCCGCCGcaccccagggctgctgtggcAGGAGGGTGAAG GAGAAGATCTGCGaccccttcctgctgctggagaagctggcgGCCCCGGCTCCTGCCTGCGGTCCTGCTGGCACCTGcgggccccggggctgctgctga
- the BORCS7 gene encoding BLOC-1-related complex subunit 7, producing the protein MAAGGAAEAQARFGHSVKGLLTEKVTSCGTDVIALTKQVLKGSRSAELLGQAARNMVLQEDAILHSEDSLRKMAIITTHLQYQQEAIQKNVEQSSNLRDQLSHLLK; encoded by the exons atggcggcgggcggcgcggcggaGGCGCAGGCGCGGTTCGGGCACTCGGTGAAGGGGCTGCTGACCGAGAAGGTGACGAGCTGCGGCACTGACGTCATCGCCCTCACCAAGCAGGTGCTGAAGGGCTCCCGCAGCGCCGAG CTCCTGGGGCAGGCTGCGAGGAAcatggtgctgcaggaggacgCCATCCTGCACTCGGAGGAC AGCCTGAGGAAAATGGCCATAATAACCACGCACCTGCAGTACCA GCAGGAAGCAATTCAGAAGAA TGTCGAGCAGTCATCAAACCTGCGGGACCAGCTGAGTCACTTGCTGAAATGA